The region CTCACGCGCGCGCGCGACTGCCGCAGCATCGGGCCCGGTCGCGACGAACGCGTTGACATGCAGCATCACGTCGGAGCGTGAGCGGCCGGTGCGCGCCGCGCCGCGCGCGAGGTTAGGCAGCGTCACCTCGCGCAGGAACGCGGGCGCGCTGTTGGTGGGATGCGTCGCGAGCCCGGCGGCGAGCTCGCCGGCGAGCGCGGTCATCGCCGGCCCGATGCCGGCGAGGTGGACCGGCACATCGGGATGAGCGAGCGGCGGCGGCTTCATGTAGTCCTGCATGCGGGTGAAGCGGTACTGCTCGCCCAAGTAGCTGAGGGGAGTCCCGTCCTGCCAGCACTCGAAGATCGCGCGCAACGACTGCACGTACTCGCGCATGCGCGGCGCCGGCGCGGTCCACGGCATGCTGTAACGGTCGACGACGATCGACTTCAGCAGCGGCCCCAGGCCGAGCTCGAAGCGCCCGCCGTACGCGGCGCGTAGGTCCCACGTCGCGACGGCAACGATCATCGGGCTGCGCGCGAACGCGATCAACCCGCTCGTGCGCACTCGGAGCTGCGAGGTCGCGGCCAGCGCGGTCGCCGCCACGAGAAACCCGTCGTGGACGGCATCCGGCACCGTCACGCCGTCGAAACCCAGTGCCTCGACTCGACGCGCTTGCTCGGCCACGTCGGCGAGCGGCAGGTGGATGTCGACGCCGGTCCAGACCTCATGGAACATCGGTCGCACTCCCGTCGGCCGACCGATCAACGGTCGGTGTTCGATCAACACGGGCATTCTCGCGTCACCGTCGCCACGATGGCGCCGCCGCCCGAAACCATTGCCGTCCGGCCCGGATCGGCTCCTTGATCGTCGTATGCATGAGCGGCGCTGATAGCGTCGCTGTCGTGGCGTTGATCTCTCACTACTGAGTCCGCGGGCCTCCTCGTTCGACTGTGCCCGGACCGTGTTTCACCGGTTCGGCAGCAGCTTGGGCGGCTCGCGCCGCTCTTGGTCCTTAGTCGGATGAGGTGACGTGATGCGTGATGGTATTGTGAGGCGTCGTGTCGCGAGTGGGGCTCCGCGGGCCGCTACCGGTGCGGGTGGCGATGTGCCACTCGATGTCCGGGGGGTGACGAAGACTTTCCATCGGAGTCGCTTCGCGATCGGTGGTCGCAGGAGGTCGCGCGGTCGCTCGCACGTCGCGGTGCGAGACGTGTCGTTCCGGATGAGGTTGGGTGAGATCTACGGCGTGATCGGCGCGAACGGGTCGGGCAAGTCGACCATGATCCGGATCTTGAGCACTCTGTTACTCCCCGACGATGGCGATGTTCGGGTTTTTGGCCGAGACGCCATTCGGGATCCGTTGCCGGTGAGGCCGCCGAACGTGTTTCCAAACGACCGCGACGCTGACCCAGACCGACGACTCCGGCTGACCGTGCGAGCCTCAGCCGGCAGCGAGCAGATGAACGCTGTTGAGATCTGAGATGTCGTCGGGCTGCGTGGGCGATGCAACACGCCGTCGTCAGCTGAGCTTCGGGCCTGACCGCGAACACCGGAGTGTCCCGGAACGCGCAACTGTCGGGCCCGATCGGGAGGAGCGGCCGGACACGCGACATGTGCGCTGATCAGGC is a window of Acidimicrobiia bacterium DNA encoding:
- a CDS encoding ATP-binding cassette domain-containing protein; the encoded protein is MSFRMRLGEIYGVIGANGSGKSTMIRILSTLLLPDDGDVRVFGRDAIRDPLPVRPPNVFPNDRDADPDRRLRLTVRASAGSEQMNAVEI
- a CDS encoding LLM class flavin-dependent oxidoreductase → MPVLIEHRPLIGRPTGVRPMFHEVWTGVDIHLPLADVAEQARRVEALGFDGVTVPDAVHDGFLVAATALAATSQLRVRTSGLIAFARSPMIVAVATWDLRAAYGGRFELGLGPLLKSIVVDRYSMPWTAPAPRMREYVQSLRAIFECWQDGTPLSYLGEQYRFTRMQDYMKPPPLAHPDVPVHLAGIGPAMTALAGELAAGLATHPTNSAPAFLREVTLPNLARGAARTGRSRSDVMLHVNAFVATGPDAAAVARARE